The proteins below come from a single Phalacrocorax aristotelis chromosome 24, bGulAri2.1, whole genome shotgun sequence genomic window:
- the LRRTM4 gene encoding leucine-rich repeat transmembrane neuronal protein 4 isoform X2: MGFHLIKQLRGMSVVLVLLPMVLFAVLAGAQRACPKNCRCDGKIVYCESHAFRDIPQNISGGSQGLSLRYNSIQKLKSNQFAGLNQLIWLYLDHNYISSVDEDAFQGIRRLKELILSSNKITHLHNKTFHPVPNLRNLDLSYNKLQVLQSEQFKGLRKLLILHLRSNSLKTVPIRVFQDCRNLDFLDLGYNRLRSLSRNAFAGLLKLTELHLEHNQFSKINFAHFPRLFNLRSIYLQWNRIRSISQGLTWTWSSLHNLDLSGNDITGIEPGTFQCLPNLQKLNLDSNKLTNISQETINTWISLISITLSGNMWECTRSICPLFTWLKNFKGNKESTMICAGPKHIQGEKVSDAVETYNICAEIQVVVTERSYQAPKTPQRPVFIPKPTISKLESNQPTSAMPSPSADLPTPGVEPEYEHVSFHKIIAGSVALFLSVAMILLVIYVSWKRYPASMKQLQQHSLMKRRRKKARESERQMNSPLQEYYVDYKPTNSETMDVSVNGSGPCTYTISGSRECEV, encoded by the coding sequence GTTTCCATTTAATTaagcagctgagaggcatgaGTGTGGTGTTAGTGCTACTTCCTATGGTGCTGTTTGCTGTGCTTGCGGGGGCTCAGCGAGCTTGCCCCAAGAACTGCAGATGCGATGGCAAGATTGTGTACTGCGAATCTCATGCATTCAGAGACATCCCTCAGAATATTTCTGGAGGGTCTCAAGGCTTATCGTTACGGTACAACAGCATTCAGAAGCTTAAATCAAATCAGTTTGCGGGCCTGAATCAGCTCATATGGCTTTATCTTGACCATAATTACATCAGCTCCGTGGATGAGGATGCATTTCAGGGGATCCGCAGGCTGAAGGAATTAATTCTAAGCTCCAACAAAATTACCCATCTGCACAACAAAACATTTCACCCGGTCCCCAACCTCCGCAACCTGGACCTCTCTTACAACAAGTTGCAGGTGTTGCAGTCAGAGCAGTTCAAGGGCCTTCGTAAACTCTTGATCCTGCATTTGCGATCTAACTCGCTGAAAACTGTGCCGATCCGAGTTTTCCAGGACTGCCGAAACCTTGACTTTCTGGATTTGGGCTACAACCGCCTGCGGAGCTTATCCCGTAATGCTTTCGCTGGCCTTTTGAAGTTGACAGAGCTCCACTTGGAGCACAACCAGTTTTCTAAGATCAATTTTGCCCACTTTCCACGCCTCTTCAACCTTCGCTCGATTTATTTGCAGTGGAATAGGATCCGGTCTATTAGCCAAGGGTTAACGTGGACTTGGAGTTCCTTGCACAACTTGGATTTATCAGGAAATGACATTACAGGGATAGAGCCTGGGACCTTCCAGTGCCTCCCCAACCTGCAAAAGCTGAACCTGGATTCCAACAAACTCACCAACATCTCTCAGGAGACCATCAATACGTGGATCTCGCTCATCTCCATCACTCTGTCTGGAAATATGTGGGAATGTACTCGAAGCATTTGCCCTCTGTTCACTTGGCTTAAGAATTTCAAGGGAAATAAAGAAAGCACTATGATATGTGCAGGCCCTAAACATATCCAGGGCGAAAAAGTGAGCGATGCCGTGGAAACATATAATATCTGTGCTGAAATCCAGGTGGTGGTTACTGAAAGATCATATCAGGCACCCAAAACCCCCCAGAGACCTGTCTTCATTCCTAAACCTACCATTTCCAAACTTGAGAGCAATCAGCCAACATCCGCCATGCCAAGCCCTTCTGCAGACCTCCCGACACCTGGAGTGGAACCAGAGTATGAGCACGTTTCCTTTCACAAAATAATCGCTGGGAGCGTGGCCCTCTTTCTTTCCGTGGCCATGATTTTGTTGGTTATCTACGTGTCGTGGAAGCGCTACCCAGCCAGCATGaaacagctccagcagcactcTCTCATGAAGAGGCGCAGGAAAAAGGCCCGAGAGTCCGAAAGGCAAATGAACTCCCCTTTACAGGAGTATTACGTGGACTACAAGCCAACAAACTCTGAGACCATGGATGTATCGGTTAACGGATCTGGGCCCTGCACTTATACCATCTCTGGCTCCAGGGAATGCGAGGTATGA